One genomic segment of Trichoplusia ni isolate ovarian cell line Hi5 chromosome 5, tn1, whole genome shotgun sequence includes these proteins:
- the LOC113494318 gene encoding flap endonuclease 1, with product MGILGLSKLIADIAPHAIKEMEIKNYFGRKIAIDAYMSLYQFLIAVRSEGSQLVSVDGETTSHLMGTFYRTIRLVENGIKPVYVFDGKPPDMKSHQLNKRAERREEAEKELQKATEAGDQESVEKFNRRLVKVTKQHNEEARTLLKLMGIPVVEAPCEAEAQCAALVKAGKVFASATEDMDALTFGTNVLLRHLTFSEARKMPVQEFHLEQVLQGLELEQTEFIDLCILLGCDYCGSIRGIGPKRAIELIRQHRSLEQVLRNIDTDKYPPPDNWDYQRARELFLQPEVTDPKDIELKWTDPDEEGLVKFLCGDKQFNEERVRNGAKKLLKARSTTTQGRLDGFFKVSTTPNPKRKAEEDKKNAAKKKMKVGGGGRGRKPK from the exons ATGGGTATTCTAGGTTTATCTAAGTTAATAGCAGACATTGCACCTCATGCTATAAAAGAAATGGAGATAAAAAACTACTTCG GCCGCAAAATTGCAATTGATGCTTACATGAGCTTGTATCAATTCTTAATAGCAGTTAGAAGCGAAG GTTCCCAGCTGGTCTCAGTTGATGGAGAAACAACATCTCACCTCATGGGCACTTTCTACCGTACAATCAGATTAGTAGAAAATGGTATCAAACCTGTTTATGTGTTTGATGGTAAGCCACCAGACATGAAGTCTCACCAGCTCAACAAGAGAGCTGAAAGGAGAGAAGAGGCGGAGAAAGAGTTGCAGAAAGCTACAGAGGCTG GCGACCAGGAATCTGTAGAGAAGTTCAACCGTCGGCTGGTGAAAGTTACAAAGCAGCACAATGAGGAAGCTCGGACGTTACTCAAGCTGATGGGAATACCTGTGGTTGAGGCTCCCTGTGAGGCCGAAGCACAGTGTGCTGCATTG GTAAAAGCCGGGAAAGTGTTTGCCTCAGCGACAGAGGACATGGACGCACTAACATTCGGTACCAACGTGTTGCTCCGACACTTGACGTTCTCCGAGGCGCGCAAGATGCCCGTGCAGGAGTTCCATCTCGAACAGGTGCTCCAAGGACTGGAGTTGGAACAGACTGAG TTCATAGACCTGTGCATCCTGCTGGGCTGCGACTACTGCGGCTCCATCCGCGGCATCGGGCCCAAGCGCGCCATCGAGCTCATCCGGCAGCACCGCAGCCTCGAGCAGGTGCTCAGGAACATCGACACCGACAAGTACCCGCCGCCCGACAACTGGGACTACCAGAGAGCGAGGGAACTGTTCCTACAGCCCGAGGTCACTGATCCTAAGGATATTGAG TTAAAATGGACAGATCCTGATGAGGAAGGCTTGGTGAAGTTCCTGTGTGGAGATAAACAGTTCAATGAGGAACGTGTCAGGAACGGCGCTAAGAAACTCCTGAAGGCGCGCAGTACGACCACGCAGGGACGGCTTGATGGCTTCTTTAAG GTATCAACAACGCCTAACCCAAAACGTAAAGCTGAGGAAGATAAGAAAAATGCCGCGAAAAAGAAGATGAAAGTCGGTGGCGGAGGCAGGGGAAggaaaccaaaataa
- the LOC113494319 gene encoding plasminogen receptor (KT), with product MGNYFTVNMEENFKKNQEFIQTINKIKMERQIQLQFQLQERQMAMQIAKSRDTCLWFTAFYVTAAAGLLTGFRRTKRPYLLMPLIPLTFITLYNWDMAYGNKVHRIRMEAEHIMTHEADSLEWPCGLPTPSSIDLGRLDVEEKKKIHPPLM from the exons atgggTAACTACTTTACCGTAAATATggaggaaaattttaaaaagaatcaAGAATTCATTcagacaataaacaaaataaag ATGGAAAGACAAATACAACTTCAATTTCAACTGCAAGAAAGGCAAATGGCCATGCAGATAGCGAAGAGCAGGGACACTTGCTTGTGGTTTACTGCGTTTTACGTGACTGCAGCGGCGGGTTTGCTCACTGG TTTCAGGCGAACCAAGCGTCCATATCTTCTGATGCCTCTAATACCTCTTACATTCATAACGCTCTATAACTGGGATATGGCTTACGGGAACAAAGTGCACCGGATCAGAA TGGAGGCAGAACACATAATGACCCACGAAGCGGATTCCCTCGAATGGCCCTGCGGTCTTCCCACTCCGTCTTCCATCGATCTTGGCCGCTTGGACGTcgaagaaaagaagaaaatccATCCACCATTGATGTAA
- the LOC113494317 gene encoding extracellular signal-regulated kinase 2 — translation MSQNQGKKDDRKKDVGQKPVQKKSPDKNMSEIDEHILNRFEIKKRLGKGAYGIVWKAVDKKTKDVVAIKKIFDAFRNQTDAQRTFREIIFLQSFRNHPNIVKLHSIHRALNNRDIYLGFEYMETDLHNVIKRGNILKDIHKRYIMYQMLKATKYIHSGNVIHRDQKPSNVLIDSACRVKLADFGLARSVSSLYSGGEEGADPCLTDYVATRWYRAPEILIASKNYTKGIDMWSLGCILGEMLIGKPLFPGTSTVNQVEIIMAALPRPSAEDIAIVCSGYGSSLIREQSSCAGGASLTALLSCAPRDAADLVHRLLLFNPAKRLSAEKALDHDYVAKFHRARDEPTLPSDVLLPLRDDKQMSVDDYRNKLYSIMAKGSQNYNGQLRKTHSNKTHPLPTTTSKSSKSFHETEISKSYTKSKHLSASADQKARPKLTRPHVERPIKEYRSEQSVTKPLRATKLFEHRHEWRETSSNCHGDYFQPVTRQSPSESGFMSGGKKSSLQHRRNSTSFSTVTIGGDADYNGCLGKQRHGVITASALMDLRTSIR, via the exons ATGAGTCAAAATCAAGGAAAGAAGGACGACCGAAAAAAGGATGTGGGCCAAAAACCTGTTCAGAAGAAAAGCCCAGACAAGAACATGTCTGAAATTGATGAGCACATACTTAACagattcgaaattaaaaaaagacttggGAAAGGCGCTTACGGGATTGTTTGGAAAGCTGTTGATAAAAAGACCAAAGATGTTGTGGcgattaagaaaatatttgacgCCTTCCGCAACCAAACAGATGCTCAGCGCACTTTTCGGGAAATAATATTCCTGCAGTCTTTCCGCAACCATCCCAACATTGTGAAGCTCCACAGCATACACAG GGCGCTGAACAACCGCGACATCTACCTCGGCTTCGAATACATGGAGACGGACTTACACAACGTGATCAAACGCGGGAACATCCTCAAGGACATCCACAAGCGGTACATTATGTACCAGATGCTCAAGGCCACGAAGTACATACATTCAGGGAATGTTATACACAGGGACCAGAAGCCTAGTAATGTGCTGATTGATAGTGCTTGTAG GGTGAAGCTAGCAGACTTCGGTCTCGCTCGGTCGGTGTCCAGCCTGTACTCGGGCGGGGAGGAGGGCGCGGACCCCTGCCTCACTGACTACGTCGCCACGCGCTGGTACCGCGCCCCCGAGATACTCATCGCTAGTAAGAA CTACACAAAGGGAATAGACATGTGGTCTTTGGGCTGCATTCTGGGAGAGATGCTGATCGGCAAGCCGCTGTTCCCCGGCACTTCCACTGTGAATCAGGTCGAGATTATCATGGCGGCTTTGCCCAGACCTTCGGCTGAAG ACATAGCCATAGTGTGCAGTGGGTACGGGTCGTCGCTGATCCGCGAGCAGTCGTCCTGCGCGGGCGGCGCGTCGCTCACCGCGCTGCTGTCGTGCGCGCCGCGCGACGCCGCCGACCTCGTGCACCGCCTGCTGCTCTTCAACCCCGCCAAGCGGCTCAGCGCCGAGAAGGCGCTCGACCATGATTATGTTGCCAA GTTCCACCGCGCTCGTGACGAGCCTACCCTCCCATCCGACGTGTTGCTCCCGCTGCGAGATGACAAGCAGATGTCGGTGGACGACTACAGGAACAAGCTCTACAGCATCATGGCTAAAGGCTCGCAGAACTACAACGGACAGCTGCGGAAGACTCATAG CAACAAAACTCATCCTCTCCCAACCACTACAAGCAAAAGCAGTAAGAGTTTCCACGAGACAGAAATATCGAAGTCCTATACGAAGTCAAAGCATTTAAGTGCTTCGGCCGATCAGAAAGCTCGGCCGAAGCTCACTCGACCTCACGTAGAGCGTCCTATCAAAGAATACAGATCCGAACAAAGCGTTACAAAGCCTTTGCGCGCCACAAAGCTTTTCGAACACCGTCACGAGTGGAGGGAAACCTCCTCAAACTGTCATGGCGACTACTTTCAACCCGTCACAAGGCAAAGTCCCTCGGAAAGTGGCTTCATGAGCGGTGGAAAAAAGTCTTCGCTGCAACACAGAAGAAATTCAACGTCGTTTTCCACGGTCACTATAGGTGGGGACGCTGATTATAACGGCTGTTTGGGTAAGCAGAGGCATGGGGTAATAACGGCCAGCGCTCTGATGGACCTCAGGACTAGCATACGGTAG